Proteins encoded within one genomic window of Macaca thibetana thibetana isolate TM-01 chromosome 3, ASM2454274v1, whole genome shotgun sequence:
- the ASB10 gene encoding ankyrin repeat and SOCS box protein 10 isoform X2, which yields MPWGKNSYPHWGHHLRCLPSAPACRVWGPHSRPAWETPRPSPLLCQDMALQNALYTGDLARLQELFPPHSTADLLLESRAAEPRWSSHQRGLWSLTYEEELTTPLHVAASRGHTEVLRLLLRRRARPDSAPGGRTALHEACAAGHTACVHVLLVAGADPNIADQDGKRPLHLCRGPGTLECAELLLRFGARVDGRSEEEEETPLHVAARLGHVELADLLLRRGACPDARDAEGWTPLLAACDIRCQSTADAEATTARCLQLCSLLLSAGADADAADRDKHRPLHLACRRGHAAVVELLLSCGVSANAMDYGGHTPLHCALQGPAAALAQSPEHVVRALLNHGAVRVWPGALPKVLERWSTCPQTIEVLMNTYSVVQLPEEAVGLVPPETLQKHQRFYSSLFALVRQPRSLQHLSRCALRSHLEGSLPHALLRLPLPPRLLRYLQLDFEGVLY from the exons ATGCCCTGGGGAAAGAACTCCTATCCCCACTGGGGACACCATCTGAGGTGCCTTccctctgcccctgcctgccGGGTCTGGGGGCCCCACTCCCGCCCAGCCTGGGAGACCCCTCGGCCATCACCACTGCTGTGTCAAGACATGGCCCTGCAGAATGCCCTCTACACCGGGGACCTGGCAAGGTTGCAGGAGCTGTTCCCCCCGCACAGCACAGCCGACCTGCTGCTGGAGAGCCGGGCTGCAGAGCCTCGCTGGAGCAGCCACCAGAGGG GACTGTGGTCTCTGACATACGAAGAGGAGCTGACCACCCCACTGCATGTGGCGGCCAGCCGTGGCCACACCGAAGTCCTGCGGCTGCTGCTGAGGCGGCGAGCAAGGCCAGACAGTGCCCCTGGGGGCCGCACCGCCCTGCACGAGGCCTGTGCTGCAGGCCACACTGCCTGTGTTCATGTGCTGCTGGTGGCAGGAGCCGACCCCAACATCGCTGACCAGGATGGGAAACGCCCCCTGCATCTCTGCCGGGGGCCTGGCACCCTTGA GTGTGCGGAGCTGCTCCTGAGGTTTGGAGCAAGAGTGGATGGTCGGTccgaggaggaagaggagacccCTTTGCATGTGGCTGCCCGGCTTGGCCATGTGGAGCTGGCAGATCTGCTTCTAAGACGGGGGGCATGTCCTGATGCCCGCGATGCCGAAGGCTGGACCCCACTACTGGCTGCCTGTGACATCCGCTGCCAGTCCACTGCTGATGCGGAGGCCACCACGGCCCGCTGCCTGCAGCTGTGCAGCTTGCTGCTTTCAGCTGGAGCAGACGCTGATGCTGCCGACCGGGACAAGCATCGacccctgcacctggcctgtcgCCGTGGCCATGCAGCTGTCGTGGAGCTGCTCCTGTCCTGTGGCGTCAGTGCCAACGCCATGGACTATGGGGGACACACACCCCTGCACTGTGCTCTGCAGGGCCCAGCTGCAGCCCTGGCCCAGAGCCCCGAGCACGTGGTTCGGGCTCTGCTCAACCACGGTGCCGTCCGTGTCTGGCCAGGGGCCCTCCCCAAG GTGCTGGAGCGCTGGAGCACGTGCCCTCAGACCATCGAGGTCCTGATGAACACCTACAGTGTTGTGCAGCTTCCCGAGGAGGCTGTGGGCCTGGTGCCCCCTGAAACTCTGCAG AAACATCAGCGTTTCTACTCCTCCCTTTTCGCCTTGGTGAGGCAGCCCAGGTCGCTGCAGCATCTGAGCCGCTGTGCGCTCCGCTCCCACCTGGAGGGCAGCCTGCCCCACGCGCTGCTCCGCCTCCCCCTGCCACCGCGCCTGCTCCGCTACCTGCAGCTGGATTTTGAGGGCGTGCTCTACTAG
- the ASB10 gene encoding ankyrin repeat and SOCS box protein 10 isoform X3 → MLMSWTPEECKGQGEPLDDRHPLCARLLEKPSRGSEEHPKSGLGPIVTRTASGPALAFWQAVLAGDEGCVSRILADSSTGLAPDSVFDTSDPERWRDFRFNIRALRLWSLTYEEELTTPLHVAASRGHTEVLRLLLRRRARPDSAPGGRTALHEACAAGHTACVHVLLVAGADPNIADQDGKRPLHLCRGPGTLECAELLLRFGARVDGRSEEEEETPLHVAARLGHVELADLLLRRGACPDARDAEGWTPLLAACDIRCQSTADAEATTARCLQLCSLLLSAGADADAADRDKHRPLHLACRRGHAAVVELLLSCGVSANAMDYGGHTPLHCALQGPAAALAQSPEHVVRALLNHGAVRVWPGALPKVLERWSTCPQTIEVLMNTYSVVQLPEEAVGLVPPETLQMSTAF, encoded by the exons ATGCTCATGAGTTGGACTCCAGAAGAGTGCAAGGGGCAGGGAGAGCCCCTCGATGACAGACACCCCCTCTGTGCCAGGCTGCTGGAGAAGCCAAGTAGAGGGTCTGAGGAGCACCCCAAGTCTGGCCTGGGACCCATCGTCACCCGCACGGCCTCAGGACCTGCCCTTGCCTTCTGGCAGGCAGTGCTGGCTGGGGACGAGGGCTGCGTCTCCCGCATCCTCGCGGATTCCAGTACTGGCCTGGCTCCTGATTCCGTCTTTGATACCAGCGACCCAGAGCGATGGAGGGATTTCCGCTTCAACATCCGTGCTCTGA GACTGTGGTCTCTGACATACGAAGAGGAGCTGACCACCCCACTGCATGTGGCGGCCAGCCGTGGCCACACCGAAGTCCTGCGGCTGCTGCTGAGGCGGCGAGCAAGGCCAGACAGTGCCCCTGGGGGCCGCACCGCCCTGCACGAGGCCTGTGCTGCAGGCCACACTGCCTGTGTTCATGTGCTGCTGGTGGCAGGAGCCGACCCCAACATCGCTGACCAGGATGGGAAACGCCCCCTGCATCTCTGCCGGGGGCCTGGCACCCTTGA GTGTGCGGAGCTGCTCCTGAGGTTTGGAGCAAGAGTGGATGGTCGGTccgaggaggaagaggagacccCTTTGCATGTGGCTGCCCGGCTTGGCCATGTGGAGCTGGCAGATCTGCTTCTAAGACGGGGGGCATGTCCTGATGCCCGCGATGCCGAAGGCTGGACCCCACTACTGGCTGCCTGTGACATCCGCTGCCAGTCCACTGCTGATGCGGAGGCCACCACGGCCCGCTGCCTGCAGCTGTGCAGCTTGCTGCTTTCAGCTGGAGCAGACGCTGATGCTGCCGACCGGGACAAGCATCGacccctgcacctggcctgtcgCCGTGGCCATGCAGCTGTCGTGGAGCTGCTCCTGTCCTGTGGCGTCAGTGCCAACGCCATGGACTATGGGGGACACACACCCCTGCACTGTGCTCTGCAGGGCCCAGCTGCAGCCCTGGCCCAGAGCCCCGAGCACGTGGTTCGGGCTCTGCTCAACCACGGTGCCGTCCGTGTCTGGCCAGGGGCCCTCCCCAAG GTGCTGGAGCGCTGGAGCACGTGCCCTCAGACCATCGAGGTCCTGATGAACACCTACAGTGTTGTGCAGCTTCCCGAGGAGGCTGTGGGCCTGGTGCCCCCTGAAACTCTGCAG ATGTCCACGGCCTTTTGA
- the ASB10 gene encoding ankyrin repeat and SOCS box protein 10 isoform X1, protein MLMSWTPEECKGQGEPLDDRHPLCARLLEKPSRGSEEHPKSGLGPIVTRTASGPALAFWQAVLAGDEGCVSRILADSSTGLAPDSVFDTSDPERWRDFRFNIRALRLWSLTYEEELTTPLHVAASRGHTEVLRLLLRRRARPDSAPGGRTALHEACAAGHTACVHVLLVAGADPNIADQDGKRPLHLCRGPGTLECAELLLRFGARVDGRSEEEEETPLHVAARLGHVELADLLLRRGACPDARDAEGWTPLLAACDIRCQSTADAEATTARCLQLCSLLLSAGADADAADRDKHRPLHLACRRGHAAVVELLLSCGVSANAMDYGGHTPLHCALQGPAAALAQSPEHVVRALLNHGAVRVWPGALPKVLERWSTCPQTIEVLMNTYSVVQLPEEAVGLVPPETLQKHQRFYSSLFALVRQPRSLQHLSRCALRSHLEGSLPHALLRLPLPPRLLRYLQLDFEGVLY, encoded by the exons ATGCTCATGAGTTGGACTCCAGAAGAGTGCAAGGGGCAGGGAGAGCCCCTCGATGACAGACACCCCCTCTGTGCCAGGCTGCTGGAGAAGCCAAGTAGAGGGTCTGAGGAGCACCCCAAGTCTGGCCTGGGACCCATCGTCACCCGCACGGCCTCAGGACCTGCCCTTGCCTTCTGGCAGGCAGTGCTGGCTGGGGACGAGGGCTGCGTCTCCCGCATCCTCGCGGATTCCAGTACTGGCCTGGCTCCTGATTCCGTCTTTGATACCAGCGACCCAGAGCGATGGAGGGATTTCCGCTTCAACATCCGTGCTCTGA GACTGTGGTCTCTGACATACGAAGAGGAGCTGACCACCCCACTGCATGTGGCGGCCAGCCGTGGCCACACCGAAGTCCTGCGGCTGCTGCTGAGGCGGCGAGCAAGGCCAGACAGTGCCCCTGGGGGCCGCACCGCCCTGCACGAGGCCTGTGCTGCAGGCCACACTGCCTGTGTTCATGTGCTGCTGGTGGCAGGAGCCGACCCCAACATCGCTGACCAGGATGGGAAACGCCCCCTGCATCTCTGCCGGGGGCCTGGCACCCTTGA GTGTGCGGAGCTGCTCCTGAGGTTTGGAGCAAGAGTGGATGGTCGGTccgaggaggaagaggagacccCTTTGCATGTGGCTGCCCGGCTTGGCCATGTGGAGCTGGCAGATCTGCTTCTAAGACGGGGGGCATGTCCTGATGCCCGCGATGCCGAAGGCTGGACCCCACTACTGGCTGCCTGTGACATCCGCTGCCAGTCCACTGCTGATGCGGAGGCCACCACGGCCCGCTGCCTGCAGCTGTGCAGCTTGCTGCTTTCAGCTGGAGCAGACGCTGATGCTGCCGACCGGGACAAGCATCGacccctgcacctggcctgtcgCCGTGGCCATGCAGCTGTCGTGGAGCTGCTCCTGTCCTGTGGCGTCAGTGCCAACGCCATGGACTATGGGGGACACACACCCCTGCACTGTGCTCTGCAGGGCCCAGCTGCAGCCCTGGCCCAGAGCCCCGAGCACGTGGTTCGGGCTCTGCTCAACCACGGTGCCGTCCGTGTCTGGCCAGGGGCCCTCCCCAAG GTGCTGGAGCGCTGGAGCACGTGCCCTCAGACCATCGAGGTCCTGATGAACACCTACAGTGTTGTGCAGCTTCCCGAGGAGGCTGTGGGCCTGGTGCCCCCTGAAACTCTGCAG AAACATCAGCGTTTCTACTCCTCCCTTTTCGCCTTGGTGAGGCAGCCCAGGTCGCTGCAGCATCTGAGCCGCTGTGCGCTCCGCTCCCACCTGGAGGGCAGCCTGCCCCACGCGCTGCTCCGCCTCCCCCTGCCACCGCGCCTGCTCCGCTACCTGCAGCTGGATTTTGAGGGCGTGCTCTACTAG